One genomic segment of Ipomoea triloba cultivar NCNSP0323 chromosome 9, ASM357664v1 includes these proteins:
- the LOC116030111 gene encoding uncharacterized protein LOC116030111 isoform X3, with the protein MEAEPTDIDVEAPPAEGLKRYKRTRRRKEQQNAPAEQRQQMEAPPLPLPEVPAEDVSGQEAPPPVQLSLFDDSVENHFRAIDTISQLCGEPDIDDSTDQAELRRYGSSITFLSEWRYFKYKPRSIRFACESESGKGKDVNGETILPQFSAASVPKGASMNEKATSPQSCKDVVFYVGGSVWGIDWCPRAYVDSETLIKSEFVAIAAHPPGSSYHKIGAPHTGRGIIQIWCLLDSQLKEDVPSQVKKKSGQNSRKCAKVKEKSSLPQRPRGRPKKKPLNVSSLDDKNPDECAETPLAVEYPKEPSTLHSTAMACENISMAQEDSRREKEISNQPASIDTTASKRRRLGNNARTRGQTCDSGLPLLTLDANGEPSSIASSQTSGSLALISNKSSDNDAALMQTIPKDVALPRMMLCLAHNGKVAWDIKWRPKDFSCCESRHRMGYLAVLLGSGALEVWEVPFPRIIKRLYSSDKEGTDPRFMKLEPVFRCSMLKCGDRQSIPLTVEWSISSSRDMILAGCHDGVVALWKFSITNSSKDTRPLLCFSADTVPIRSLAWAPFESSPESENVIITVSHKCLKFWDLRDPFHHLREYNPGQGVSIYSLDWLPDPRCIFVSCDDGSLRIQSLVKAANDFPITGKPLTISKQQGFHTYERSLFAIWSLHTSRLTGMVAYCGADGTIAYFQLIKQFENDPVRNRNPHFLCGSFVEEESVLTVITPKHDTPFRMMKTTTKWSDLLKTTRTSAPEPNQEKRANGEQASDTELALYSNEDPDAEAGSDDDQSAGQKKKQAPKSKTNSKKKPKPDEQDEGNQAVQAADGTELPPKSVAIHRVRWNLNSGSEKWLCYGGAAGIVRCQWMDTPPFD; encoded by the exons ATGGAAGCTGAGCCAACAGACATCGACGTAGAAGCTCCTCCTGCCGAAGGATTGAAACGGTACAAGAGGACGAGAAGGAGAAAAGAGCAACAGAATGCGCCTGCTGAGCAGCGGCAGCAGATGGAGGCCCCGCCGCTGCCTCTGCCGGAGGTGCCGGCCGAGGATGTGTCCGGTCAGGAGGCTCCACCGCCAGTTCAATTGTCGTTGTTCGATGATTCCGTGGAAAATCACTTCAGAGCTATTGATACTATCTCCCAGCTCTGTGGCGAGCCGGATATTGATGATTCTACTGATCAAGCTGAGCTTCGACGATATGGTTCTTCAATCACATTCCTATC AGAATGgagatattttaaatacaaaccGAGAAGCATAAGATTTGCTTGTGAAAGTGAGAGTGGTAAGGGGAAAGATGTCAACGGTGAAACTATCTTGCCTCAATTTTCAGCCGCAAGTGTTCCCAAG GGGGCGTCAATGAATGAAAAAGCAACATCTCCTCAATCCTG CAAAGATGTTGTATTCTATGTTGGAGGTTCTGTTTGGGGTATAGATTGGTGTCCCAGAGCTTATGTAGATTCAGAAACTCTCATCAAAAGTGAG TTTGTGGCCATTGCTGCTCACCCCCCTGGATCTTCCTATCATAAGATTGGTGCCCCACATACTGGCAGAGGTATCATTCAGATATGGTGTTTGCTGGATAGTCAATTGAAAGAAGATGTGCCATCTCAAGTTAAGAAAAAGTCAGGGCAAAATTCAAGAAAGTGTGCGAAAGTTAAGGAAAAATCATCTCTTCCACAACGGCCAAGAGGAAGACCCAAGAAGAAACCTTTGAATGTGTCATCATTAGATGATAAAAATCCTGATGAATGTGCTGAGACACCTCTTGCTGTTGAATATCCTAAAGAACCATCCACACTTCACTCCACAGCCATGGCTTGTGAAAATATCAGCATGGCCCAAGAAGACTCTAGAAGGGAGAAGGAGATATCTAACCAACCAGCATCAATAGATACCACTGCTTCAAAACGCAGAAGATTGGGGAACAATGCAAGAACAAGAGGCCAGACCTGTGATTCTGGTTTGCCCTTGCTAACACTGGATGCAAATGGAGAACCATCTTCCATTGCAAGTTCTCAAACATCTGGAAGTCTTGCTCTCATTTCTAATAAATCAAGTGATAATGATGCTGCGCTTATGCAGACTATTCCCAAGGATGTTGCTTTACCTAGAATGATGTTGTGTTTGGCCCACAATGGAAAAGTTGCATGGGACATAAAGTGGCGGCCAAAAGATTTTTCTTGCTGTGAATCCAGACATAGAATGGGTTATCTTGCTGTTTTGCTGGGAAGTGGAGCTCTAGAAGT GTGGGAGGTCCCTTTTCCTCGTATAATTAAAAGACTTTATTCATCAGACAAGGAGGGTACTGATCCTCGCTTTATGAAGTTGGAACCTGTATTCAGATGTTCAATGTTGAAGTGTGGTGATAGGCAAAG CATTCCTTTAACAGTGGAGTGGTCCATATCATCCTCGCGCGACATGATTCTAGCTGGATGTCATGACGGAGTG GTTGCGTTGTGGAAGTTTTCTATCACCAATTCATCTAAAG ACACAAGGCCTTTGCTTTGCTTCAGTGCAGATACAGTTCCCATCAGGTCACTTGCTTGGGCACCATTTGAAAG TAGTCCTGAGAGTGAAAATGTCATCATCACTGTTAGTCACAAGTGCTTAAAGTTTTGGGACTTGCG TGATCCATTCCATCATTTACGGGAATATAATCCCGGTCAAGGGGTGTCTATATATAGCTTGGATTGGCTGCCAGATCCGAG GTGTATTTTTGTATCCTGTGATGATGGATCACTAAGAATTCAGAGCTTGGTAAAGGCTGCCAATGACTTTCCCATCACTGGAAAGCCACTCACCATTTCTAAACAACAGGGATTTCACACCTATGAGCGGTCTTTATTTGCAATATGGAGTCTGCACACTTCACGGCTAACAG gcATGGTTGCATATTGTGGTGCTGATGGTACCATTGCCTATTTCCAG CTAATTAAGCAATTTGAGAATGATCCCGTGAGGAATCGCAATCCACATTTTCTTTGTGGATCATTTGTGGAGGAAGAATCTGTGCTCACAGTCATAACACCTAAGCATGACACTCCATTCCGAATGATGAAGACAACTACCAAGTGGTCGGATTTATTGAAAACTACACGCACTTCTGCACCAGAACCAAATCAGGAAAAAAGAGCAAACGGTGAGCAAGCATCAGATACGGAACTAG CTTTATATTCCAACGAAGATCCAGACGCTGAAGCTGGATCCGATGATGATCAGTCAGCAGGTCAGAAGAAGAAACAGGCACCAAAATCGAAAACAAACAGCAAGAAGAAACCGAAACCTGATGAACAAGATGAGGGCAATCAAGCAGTGCAGGCTGCTGATGGAACTGAACTACCTCCCAAAAGTGTAGCAATCCATAGGGTGAGATGGAATTTGAACAGTGGCAGTGAGAAGTGGCTATGCTATGGAGGAGCAGCTGGAATCGTTCGCTGCCAGTGGATGGACACACCACCTTTTGACTGA
- the LOC116030111 gene encoding general transcription factor 3C polypeptide 2 isoform X2, whose protein sequence is MEAEPTDIDVEAPPAEGLKRYKRTRRRKEQQNAPAEQRQQMEAPPLPLPEVPAEDVSGQEAPPPVQLSLFDDSVENHFRAIDTISQLCGEPDIDDSTDQAELRRYGSSITFLSEWRYFKYKPRSIRFACESESGKGKDVNGETILPQFSAASVPKFDYMMQGASMNEKATSPQSCKDVVFYVGGSVWGIDWCPRAYVDSETLIKSEFVAIAAHPPGSSYHKIGAPHTGRGIIQIWCLLDSQLKEDVPSQVKKKSGQNSRKCAKVKEKSSLPQRPRGRPKKKPLNVSSLDDKNPDECAETPLAVEYPKEPSTLHSTAMACENISMAQEDSRREKEISNQPASIDTTASKRRRLGNNARTRGQTCDSGLPLLTLDANGEPSSIASSQTSGSLALISNKSSDNDAALMQTIPKDVALPRMMLCLAHNGKVAWDIKWRPKDFSCCESRHRMGYLAVLLGSGALEVWEVPFPRIIKRLYSSDKEGTDPRFMKLEPVFRCSMLKCGDRQSIPLTVEWSISSSRDMILAGCHDGVVALWKFSITNSSKDTRPLLCFSADTVPIRSLAWAPFESSPESENVIITVSHKCLKFWDLRDPFHHLREYNPGQGVSIYSLDWLPDPRCIFVSCDDGSLRIQSLVKAANDFPITGKPLTISKQQGFHTYERSLFAIWSLHTSRLTGMVAYCGADGTIAYFQLIKQFENDPVRNRNPHFLCGSFVEEESVLTVITPKHDTPFRMMKTTTKWSDLLKTTRTSAPEPNQEKRANGEQASDTELALYSNEDPDAEAGSDDDQSAGQKKKQAPKSKTNSKKKPKPDEQDEGNQAVQAADGTELPPKSVAIHRVRWNLNSGSEKWLCYGGAAGIVRCQWMDTPPFD, encoded by the exons ATGGAAGCTGAGCCAACAGACATCGACGTAGAAGCTCCTCCTGCCGAAGGATTGAAACGGTACAAGAGGACGAGAAGGAGAAAAGAGCAACAGAATGCGCCTGCTGAGCAGCGGCAGCAGATGGAGGCCCCGCCGCTGCCTCTGCCGGAGGTGCCGGCCGAGGATGTGTCCGGTCAGGAGGCTCCACCGCCAGTTCAATTGTCGTTGTTCGATGATTCCGTGGAAAATCACTTCAGAGCTATTGATACTATCTCCCAGCTCTGTGGCGAGCCGGATATTGATGATTCTACTGATCAAGCTGAGCTTCGACGATATGGTTCTTCAATCACATTCCTATC AGAATGgagatattttaaatacaaaccGAGAAGCATAAGATTTGCTTGTGAAAGTGAGAGTGGTAAGGGGAAAGATGTCAACGGTGAAACTATCTTGCCTCAATTTTCAGCCGCAAGTGTTCCCAAG TTTGATTATATGATGCAGGGGGCGTCAATGAATGAAAAAGCAACATCTCCTCAATCCTG CAAAGATGTTGTATTCTATGTTGGAGGTTCTGTTTGGGGTATAGATTGGTGTCCCAGAGCTTATGTAGATTCAGAAACTCTCATCAAAAGTGAG TTTGTGGCCATTGCTGCTCACCCCCCTGGATCTTCCTATCATAAGATTGGTGCCCCACATACTGGCAGAGGTATCATTCAGATATGGTGTTTGCTGGATAGTCAATTGAAAGAAGATGTGCCATCTCAAGTTAAGAAAAAGTCAGGGCAAAATTCAAGAAAGTGTGCGAAAGTTAAGGAAAAATCATCTCTTCCACAACGGCCAAGAGGAAGACCCAAGAAGAAACCTTTGAATGTGTCATCATTAGATGATAAAAATCCTGATGAATGTGCTGAGACACCTCTTGCTGTTGAATATCCTAAAGAACCATCCACACTTCACTCCACAGCCATGGCTTGTGAAAATATCAGCATGGCCCAAGAAGACTCTAGAAGGGAGAAGGAGATATCTAACCAACCAGCATCAATAGATACCACTGCTTCAAAACGCAGAAGATTGGGGAACAATGCAAGAACAAGAGGCCAGACCTGTGATTCTGGTTTGCCCTTGCTAACACTGGATGCAAATGGAGAACCATCTTCCATTGCAAGTTCTCAAACATCTGGAAGTCTTGCTCTCATTTCTAATAAATCAAGTGATAATGATGCTGCGCTTATGCAGACTATTCCCAAGGATGTTGCTTTACCTAGAATGATGTTGTGTTTGGCCCACAATGGAAAAGTTGCATGGGACATAAAGTGGCGGCCAAAAGATTTTTCTTGCTGTGAATCCAGACATAGAATGGGTTATCTTGCTGTTTTGCTGGGAAGTGGAGCTCTAGAAGT GTGGGAGGTCCCTTTTCCTCGTATAATTAAAAGACTTTATTCATCAGACAAGGAGGGTACTGATCCTCGCTTTATGAAGTTGGAACCTGTATTCAGATGTTCAATGTTGAAGTGTGGTGATAGGCAAAG CATTCCTTTAACAGTGGAGTGGTCCATATCATCCTCGCGCGACATGATTCTAGCTGGATGTCATGACGGAGTG GTTGCGTTGTGGAAGTTTTCTATCACCAATTCATCTAAAG ACACAAGGCCTTTGCTTTGCTTCAGTGCAGATACAGTTCCCATCAGGTCACTTGCTTGGGCACCATTTGAAAG TAGTCCTGAGAGTGAAAATGTCATCATCACTGTTAGTCACAAGTGCTTAAAGTTTTGGGACTTGCG TGATCCATTCCATCATTTACGGGAATATAATCCCGGTCAAGGGGTGTCTATATATAGCTTGGATTGGCTGCCAGATCCGAG GTGTATTTTTGTATCCTGTGATGATGGATCACTAAGAATTCAGAGCTTGGTAAAGGCTGCCAATGACTTTCCCATCACTGGAAAGCCACTCACCATTTCTAAACAACAGGGATTTCACACCTATGAGCGGTCTTTATTTGCAATATGGAGTCTGCACACTTCACGGCTAACAG gcATGGTTGCATATTGTGGTGCTGATGGTACCATTGCCTATTTCCAG CTAATTAAGCAATTTGAGAATGATCCCGTGAGGAATCGCAATCCACATTTTCTTTGTGGATCATTTGTGGAGGAAGAATCTGTGCTCACAGTCATAACACCTAAGCATGACACTCCATTCCGAATGATGAAGACAACTACCAAGTGGTCGGATTTATTGAAAACTACACGCACTTCTGCACCAGAACCAAATCAGGAAAAAAGAGCAAACGGTGAGCAAGCATCAGATACGGAACTAG CTTTATATTCCAACGAAGATCCAGACGCTGAAGCTGGATCCGATGATGATCAGTCAGCAGGTCAGAAGAAGAAACAGGCACCAAAATCGAAAACAAACAGCAAGAAGAAACCGAAACCTGATGAACAAGATGAGGGCAATCAAGCAGTGCAGGCTGCTGATGGAACTGAACTACCTCCCAAAAGTGTAGCAATCCATAGGGTGAGATGGAATTTGAACAGTGGCAGTGAGAAGTGGCTATGCTATGGAGGAGCAGCTGGAATCGTTCGCTGCCAGTGGATGGACACACCACCTTTTGACTGA
- the LOC116030111 gene encoding uncharacterized protein LOC116030111 isoform X1 gives MEAEPTDIDVEAPPAEGLKRYKRTRRRKEQQNAPAEQRQQMEAPPLPLPEVPAEDVSGQEAPPPVQLSLFDDSVENHFRAIDTISQLCGEPDIDDSTDQAELRRYGSSITFLSEWRYFKYKPRSIRFACESESGKGKDVNGETILPQFSAASVPKVLFLYVCFDYMMQGASMNEKATSPQSCKDVVFYVGGSVWGIDWCPRAYVDSETLIKSEFVAIAAHPPGSSYHKIGAPHTGRGIIQIWCLLDSQLKEDVPSQVKKKSGQNSRKCAKVKEKSSLPQRPRGRPKKKPLNVSSLDDKNPDECAETPLAVEYPKEPSTLHSTAMACENISMAQEDSRREKEISNQPASIDTTASKRRRLGNNARTRGQTCDSGLPLLTLDANGEPSSIASSQTSGSLALISNKSSDNDAALMQTIPKDVALPRMMLCLAHNGKVAWDIKWRPKDFSCCESRHRMGYLAVLLGSGALEVWEVPFPRIIKRLYSSDKEGTDPRFMKLEPVFRCSMLKCGDRQSIPLTVEWSISSSRDMILAGCHDGVVALWKFSITNSSKDTRPLLCFSADTVPIRSLAWAPFESSPESENVIITVSHKCLKFWDLRDPFHHLREYNPGQGVSIYSLDWLPDPRCIFVSCDDGSLRIQSLVKAANDFPITGKPLTISKQQGFHTYERSLFAIWSLHTSRLTGMVAYCGADGTIAYFQLIKQFENDPVRNRNPHFLCGSFVEEESVLTVITPKHDTPFRMMKTTTKWSDLLKTTRTSAPEPNQEKRANGEQASDTELALYSNEDPDAEAGSDDDQSAGQKKKQAPKSKTNSKKKPKPDEQDEGNQAVQAADGTELPPKSVAIHRVRWNLNSGSEKWLCYGGAAGIVRCQWMDTPPFD, from the exons ATGGAAGCTGAGCCAACAGACATCGACGTAGAAGCTCCTCCTGCCGAAGGATTGAAACGGTACAAGAGGACGAGAAGGAGAAAAGAGCAACAGAATGCGCCTGCTGAGCAGCGGCAGCAGATGGAGGCCCCGCCGCTGCCTCTGCCGGAGGTGCCGGCCGAGGATGTGTCCGGTCAGGAGGCTCCACCGCCAGTTCAATTGTCGTTGTTCGATGATTCCGTGGAAAATCACTTCAGAGCTATTGATACTATCTCCCAGCTCTGTGGCGAGCCGGATATTGATGATTCTACTGATCAAGCTGAGCTTCGACGATATGGTTCTTCAATCACATTCCTATC AGAATGgagatattttaaatacaaaccGAGAAGCATAAGATTTGCTTGTGAAAGTGAGAGTGGTAAGGGGAAAGATGTCAACGGTGAAACTATCTTGCCTCAATTTTCAGCCGCAAGTGTTCCCAAGGTCCTCTTTTTGTACGTTTGT TTTGATTATATGATGCAGGGGGCGTCAATGAATGAAAAAGCAACATCTCCTCAATCCTG CAAAGATGTTGTATTCTATGTTGGAGGTTCTGTTTGGGGTATAGATTGGTGTCCCAGAGCTTATGTAGATTCAGAAACTCTCATCAAAAGTGAG TTTGTGGCCATTGCTGCTCACCCCCCTGGATCTTCCTATCATAAGATTGGTGCCCCACATACTGGCAGAGGTATCATTCAGATATGGTGTTTGCTGGATAGTCAATTGAAAGAAGATGTGCCATCTCAAGTTAAGAAAAAGTCAGGGCAAAATTCAAGAAAGTGTGCGAAAGTTAAGGAAAAATCATCTCTTCCACAACGGCCAAGAGGAAGACCCAAGAAGAAACCTTTGAATGTGTCATCATTAGATGATAAAAATCCTGATGAATGTGCTGAGACACCTCTTGCTGTTGAATATCCTAAAGAACCATCCACACTTCACTCCACAGCCATGGCTTGTGAAAATATCAGCATGGCCCAAGAAGACTCTAGAAGGGAGAAGGAGATATCTAACCAACCAGCATCAATAGATACCACTGCTTCAAAACGCAGAAGATTGGGGAACAATGCAAGAACAAGAGGCCAGACCTGTGATTCTGGTTTGCCCTTGCTAACACTGGATGCAAATGGAGAACCATCTTCCATTGCAAGTTCTCAAACATCTGGAAGTCTTGCTCTCATTTCTAATAAATCAAGTGATAATGATGCTGCGCTTATGCAGACTATTCCCAAGGATGTTGCTTTACCTAGAATGATGTTGTGTTTGGCCCACAATGGAAAAGTTGCATGGGACATAAAGTGGCGGCCAAAAGATTTTTCTTGCTGTGAATCCAGACATAGAATGGGTTATCTTGCTGTTTTGCTGGGAAGTGGAGCTCTAGAAGT GTGGGAGGTCCCTTTTCCTCGTATAATTAAAAGACTTTATTCATCAGACAAGGAGGGTACTGATCCTCGCTTTATGAAGTTGGAACCTGTATTCAGATGTTCAATGTTGAAGTGTGGTGATAGGCAAAG CATTCCTTTAACAGTGGAGTGGTCCATATCATCCTCGCGCGACATGATTCTAGCTGGATGTCATGACGGAGTG GTTGCGTTGTGGAAGTTTTCTATCACCAATTCATCTAAAG ACACAAGGCCTTTGCTTTGCTTCAGTGCAGATACAGTTCCCATCAGGTCACTTGCTTGGGCACCATTTGAAAG TAGTCCTGAGAGTGAAAATGTCATCATCACTGTTAGTCACAAGTGCTTAAAGTTTTGGGACTTGCG TGATCCATTCCATCATTTACGGGAATATAATCCCGGTCAAGGGGTGTCTATATATAGCTTGGATTGGCTGCCAGATCCGAG GTGTATTTTTGTATCCTGTGATGATGGATCACTAAGAATTCAGAGCTTGGTAAAGGCTGCCAATGACTTTCCCATCACTGGAAAGCCACTCACCATTTCTAAACAACAGGGATTTCACACCTATGAGCGGTCTTTATTTGCAATATGGAGTCTGCACACTTCACGGCTAACAG gcATGGTTGCATATTGTGGTGCTGATGGTACCATTGCCTATTTCCAG CTAATTAAGCAATTTGAGAATGATCCCGTGAGGAATCGCAATCCACATTTTCTTTGTGGATCATTTGTGGAGGAAGAATCTGTGCTCACAGTCATAACACCTAAGCATGACACTCCATTCCGAATGATGAAGACAACTACCAAGTGGTCGGATTTATTGAAAACTACACGCACTTCTGCACCAGAACCAAATCAGGAAAAAAGAGCAAACGGTGAGCAAGCATCAGATACGGAACTAG CTTTATATTCCAACGAAGATCCAGACGCTGAAGCTGGATCCGATGATGATCAGTCAGCAGGTCAGAAGAAGAAACAGGCACCAAAATCGAAAACAAACAGCAAGAAGAAACCGAAACCTGATGAACAAGATGAGGGCAATCAAGCAGTGCAGGCTGCTGATGGAACTGAACTACCTCCCAAAAGTGTAGCAATCCATAGGGTGAGATGGAATTTGAACAGTGGCAGTGAGAAGTGGCTATGCTATGGAGGAGCAGCTGGAATCGTTCGCTGCCAGTGGATGGACACACCACCTTTTGACTGA
- the LOC116030111 gene encoding general transcription factor 3C polypeptide 2 isoform X4 produces MMQGASMNEKATSPQSCKDVVFYVGGSVWGIDWCPRAYVDSETLIKSEFVAIAAHPPGSSYHKIGAPHTGRGIIQIWCLLDSQLKEDVPSQVKKKSGQNSRKCAKVKEKSSLPQRPRGRPKKKPLNVSSLDDKNPDECAETPLAVEYPKEPSTLHSTAMACENISMAQEDSRREKEISNQPASIDTTASKRRRLGNNARTRGQTCDSGLPLLTLDANGEPSSIASSQTSGSLALISNKSSDNDAALMQTIPKDVALPRMMLCLAHNGKVAWDIKWRPKDFSCCESRHRMGYLAVLLGSGALEVWEVPFPRIIKRLYSSDKEGTDPRFMKLEPVFRCSMLKCGDRQSIPLTVEWSISSSRDMILAGCHDGVVALWKFSITNSSKDTRPLLCFSADTVPIRSLAWAPFESSPESENVIITVSHKCLKFWDLRDPFHHLREYNPGQGVSIYSLDWLPDPRCIFVSCDDGSLRIQSLVKAANDFPITGKPLTISKQQGFHTYERSLFAIWSLHTSRLTGMVAYCGADGTIAYFQLIKQFENDPVRNRNPHFLCGSFVEEESVLTVITPKHDTPFRMMKTTTKWSDLLKTTRTSAPEPNQEKRANGEQASDTELALYSNEDPDAEAGSDDDQSAGQKKKQAPKSKTNSKKKPKPDEQDEGNQAVQAADGTELPPKSVAIHRVRWNLNSGSEKWLCYGGAAGIVRCQWMDTPPFD; encoded by the exons ATGATGCAGGGGGCGTCAATGAATGAAAAAGCAACATCTCCTCAATCCTG CAAAGATGTTGTATTCTATGTTGGAGGTTCTGTTTGGGGTATAGATTGGTGTCCCAGAGCTTATGTAGATTCAGAAACTCTCATCAAAAGTGAG TTTGTGGCCATTGCTGCTCACCCCCCTGGATCTTCCTATCATAAGATTGGTGCCCCACATACTGGCAGAGGTATCATTCAGATATGGTGTTTGCTGGATAGTCAATTGAAAGAAGATGTGCCATCTCAAGTTAAGAAAAAGTCAGGGCAAAATTCAAGAAAGTGTGCGAAAGTTAAGGAAAAATCATCTCTTCCACAACGGCCAAGAGGAAGACCCAAGAAGAAACCTTTGAATGTGTCATCATTAGATGATAAAAATCCTGATGAATGTGCTGAGACACCTCTTGCTGTTGAATATCCTAAAGAACCATCCACACTTCACTCCACAGCCATGGCTTGTGAAAATATCAGCATGGCCCAAGAAGACTCTAGAAGGGAGAAGGAGATATCTAACCAACCAGCATCAATAGATACCACTGCTTCAAAACGCAGAAGATTGGGGAACAATGCAAGAACAAGAGGCCAGACCTGTGATTCTGGTTTGCCCTTGCTAACACTGGATGCAAATGGAGAACCATCTTCCATTGCAAGTTCTCAAACATCTGGAAGTCTTGCTCTCATTTCTAATAAATCAAGTGATAATGATGCTGCGCTTATGCAGACTATTCCCAAGGATGTTGCTTTACCTAGAATGATGTTGTGTTTGGCCCACAATGGAAAAGTTGCATGGGACATAAAGTGGCGGCCAAAAGATTTTTCTTGCTGTGAATCCAGACATAGAATGGGTTATCTTGCTGTTTTGCTGGGAAGTGGAGCTCTAGAAGT GTGGGAGGTCCCTTTTCCTCGTATAATTAAAAGACTTTATTCATCAGACAAGGAGGGTACTGATCCTCGCTTTATGAAGTTGGAACCTGTATTCAGATGTTCAATGTTGAAGTGTGGTGATAGGCAAAG CATTCCTTTAACAGTGGAGTGGTCCATATCATCCTCGCGCGACATGATTCTAGCTGGATGTCATGACGGAGTG GTTGCGTTGTGGAAGTTTTCTATCACCAATTCATCTAAAG ACACAAGGCCTTTGCTTTGCTTCAGTGCAGATACAGTTCCCATCAGGTCACTTGCTTGGGCACCATTTGAAAG TAGTCCTGAGAGTGAAAATGTCATCATCACTGTTAGTCACAAGTGCTTAAAGTTTTGGGACTTGCG TGATCCATTCCATCATTTACGGGAATATAATCCCGGTCAAGGGGTGTCTATATATAGCTTGGATTGGCTGCCAGATCCGAG GTGTATTTTTGTATCCTGTGATGATGGATCACTAAGAATTCAGAGCTTGGTAAAGGCTGCCAATGACTTTCCCATCACTGGAAAGCCACTCACCATTTCTAAACAACAGGGATTTCACACCTATGAGCGGTCTTTATTTGCAATATGGAGTCTGCACACTTCACGGCTAACAG gcATGGTTGCATATTGTGGTGCTGATGGTACCATTGCCTATTTCCAG CTAATTAAGCAATTTGAGAATGATCCCGTGAGGAATCGCAATCCACATTTTCTTTGTGGATCATTTGTGGAGGAAGAATCTGTGCTCACAGTCATAACACCTAAGCATGACACTCCATTCCGAATGATGAAGACAACTACCAAGTGGTCGGATTTATTGAAAACTACACGCACTTCTGCACCAGAACCAAATCAGGAAAAAAGAGCAAACGGTGAGCAAGCATCAGATACGGAACTAG CTTTATATTCCAACGAAGATCCAGACGCTGAAGCTGGATCCGATGATGATCAGTCAGCAGGTCAGAAGAAGAAACAGGCACCAAAATCGAAAACAAACAGCAAGAAGAAACCGAAACCTGATGAACAAGATGAGGGCAATCAAGCAGTGCAGGCTGCTGATGGAACTGAACTACCTCCCAAAAGTGTAGCAATCCATAGGGTGAGATGGAATTTGAACAGTGGCAGTGAGAAGTGGCTATGCTATGGAGGAGCAGCTGGAATCGTTCGCTGCCAGTGGATGGACACACCACCTTTTGACTGA